The nucleotide sequence ggcgcgatctccactcactgcaagctccacctcccaggttcacgccattctcctgcctcagcctcccgagtagctggcaatacaggcgcccgccaccacgcccggctaattttttatatttttagtagagacggggtttcaccgtgttagccaggatggtctcgatctcctgaccttgtgatccgcccgcctcggcctcccaaagtgctgggattacaggcgtgagccaccgcgcccggctggaggAGTATCTTAGAAAGGCCTGGACTGGGTCCTCCCCAATCCCTCAAGGGAAAAGCAGAGACTAAATCAGCATCACCCCACTTACGTGGGTGAGAGATAGGGGCGGtgcaccccaccctctccacctaTAACTATGTAAGGAGAAGAGGGAAGGGCGGCTGAACTGGAGGACAGGTCCCTGGGGGCCGCGCCGGGCTGGGAGACGGGGCATGATGGCCAAGGTCGTCCCTGATGGCGTCCAGTTGGTCCTGAAGGAGGCGGATGCGCTCGTCCAGGTTGCGCTGCTGGGCCAGGACGGCGGCCTTGCCCGCCAACAGGGCGCAATAGACGCGCAGCTCCTCCACCGGTAGTGCTCGCACCAGCACCTCCCGCACGGCCCGCTCGCGCCGCGCTACGTGCTCCTTCAGCTCCTTGGCGTCCTCCTCCTGCCGCTGCAGGAGCCGGAGTCGCTGCAGCAGGGAGGCCTTGAGCCGCAGGAAGAGGCGCCGTGAGCCGGGTGAGGGCGCCGCCGCTCCCGGAATGGTTCCAGCCGGAGACAGCAGGCCCCTCACCGCCCTACTCGCTTGCAACCTGAACCCCTTTTACCTGCTCATCAGGGTCGCTGTCTGAGGCCGCCCGGGCCAGGGCGCGGCGCACGCGCGCCAGGCGACTgcccagcagcagcagaaggCCAAGCACGCGCTCTAGGTCGGCCATGAACCGGCTGAACCGCTCCAGCTCCTGAGGGGCACAGGCCTggcgcactgcagcctccagagcCGCTTGGCGCCTGGCCCACGCTTGTGCCTCCCCCTGCAGCCGCTCCTGCTCCGTGTGAAGGTCCTGAAGCATCTTTTGGAGGCGGGCAGCCAGCTCCACCTACAGGGAAGGCtcaaggctggggccaggctcaTGACTTCCCTGCCCAGGCTCTGGACTCCtacccacccccagcctccaccAGCCCTTCTCCACTCACTTTCTTGCCCTGGATGCTGTTGTTTGGTGCAGGGAGCCCCTGCCCACATGGCTGGTCAAGCACTGGGTGGGTGGCAGGGTTTTCAAGCCTTGTCTCCTCCTGAGGAGCTGGCAGGAGCTGGGTGAAGCTGAACTGATAGGACCTGGGAACAAAACCAGAGCTCCCTGGGTTTCCTGTCCCCAACTTCAGGGGCTCAGTGTCCAGAATCCCTAGTACACCTCACTCACCCTGGCTCGAAAGTACTGGCAgcctcctctccagcctccccaCAGGCAGGCCACATTGCAGCCCGGACCTCTGCTAAAGGAATCAGTCCATCCAGCAGGCCCAGGGGTggctctgggctgggctgggaagCAAGAGGGTCACATAGAGAGGGATCTAATCTGGCCAGCTCCTGAACCAGCTCCTCGAGGCACTGACTAGGCCATGTGGGCCTGGAACCAGGCTGGCCAGTGCCCCTGGCTAGGGCAGtattgtgagagggacctggagTATCATTGCCTGAAAGTTCCAAGGCATCAGCTGGGAGAGGTTTGAGGAGGTCACTCTCTGCAGCTGTGGGGGGATTGGTGGTCAGTCCAGTGGGGTCAATAGTTGGGATGTTATCATTTGCAGTCCCAGTGGGGGTGTGGCTTGTGggcctggaaatacctacagaacCATTCACCCCCTGCCAGCAGTCATCTGCCCCTGCAGTTCCTGGACACTCATGGAGCGGGTACTCTGTGGGGACTGTAACCTGGCCAGTTCTTTGGCCTAAGCCAGTTCCATACGGCTGGTCAGAGGCATGGACACTGGAAGCAGAAAAGACACTGAATCAGAAAAAGCTCCAGCCACAAACAAATGGTGGCCTCCAAGGGCCATCTGTCCCTACCCCCATCACCTGGAATCCCAGGCTCCAGCTAGGAGAGCATTCCCACCCCTCTAGCGTTTTGTAGATGTGTGTGTCAGGGGGTGCCTCACGATGCTTGGAAGCAAGAGGGAATTACCTGGCTGGGGGCCCCTGGGAGGCATGGGGGTCTGGTGGTGATCTCATTCTGACCAGTGGGGCCTCTTCTAGGAACACTTCATCAGGAAGGGAGGGGAGCCAGGCAGGCACAATGCAGGTCTCTGAGACCCTCTGTTCACCGTCGGCAGGGCTGCTCTGGGGTAACTCTGCAGGATACATCACCGCAGCCTCTTTCTGAGGCAAGAACCTGGAGGCAGGGACCCCATAGTGACCACAGTGAAAGGAAGGAAGCTCTTGGTGTTGCACCAGGGAGACAGTAGGGTATTTGCAAAATAACCAGAAGGCTCAGACTGAGGGTAGGTAGGAAGCCCTTTCATTTTTGGGGCAAAAGCTATGCAAGCTGCTTCCCCCCAACTTGGTCCAGAGTGGTCCGTGTCTCTCACCTGGAAAGTTTGGTCTGAAACAATGGTCTGGGGGTTTCTGCTCCTTGGGGAACAGCCTGGAAGGGTGAACAGTCGACTGAAATGTGGCTCAAGTTTTGTTTCCCAGATGCTCCCCTCACCAGCCTGCATCTCCTGACTTCCATACCTGGACAATGGGTATGGTCCCTCCTGATCCTCCCCAGGAACCCAAGACTTCGCCTGAAGCGCTCCGACTCCGACTGGCGGGCCTGAAGGCATCACCGAGCTTCAAGGACCCGGAGTCCAGGTTCATGGAGCCTTGGGGTTGCGTCTCGGGCAGCCATCCGACCTGGTGATCTTCAAACTTAGCCAGCGCCGGATGCTGGAACTCCAAGGGCTCGGGCCCAGGGAGGCCAGAGCTGGAGCAGGCCTCACCCAGGCATTCCCCCGCCGGCCCACCGCCCCGACCCACACGATCCAGCTTTCCTGGCTCTGAGAAGCACCACTTCCGCTGCTGGCTGGCGAGGGGACCCCGGCCGGCAGTTCCTGGCGCGGGAGCCCGGGAGCGCGCCGGCTCCCCCTCCCCGCCCGGGTGGCTGAGCGAGGCGGAGCGCGGGTGAGTCGCCGGGGGCCGCGCTGGGACAGTGGGCCGCAGACGGGCGGGCAGGCTCATGCGGAGCTCCTTGCGCTGGAACGACGTCTCCCGAAGCACTCGCCGCTGCGCGCCCTGAAGCCGCTGGCGGTAGGCGGCCCTCGAGGCCGGCGGGCTGGGCGGCTCGGCAGCCTGCGCCGCGGCCTCCGCCTCGGCCGCCAGCGCGTACAGCAGCGGGGTGGCCTGCCTGTTCAGTGGCCCCGGGGTCCCCGGGACCTCTGTTGGCTGCGGCCCACTGCGGGCTGCAACCGCGGGCCGGGGCCGCGGGGATGTGCAAAGGGCAGCGTcgggcggggcggggcccggGCCGCCCCAAACCACACGCACGTAGTCCCAGTCTAGGTAAGGAAGGAGGTCTGTCCCCGGCGACTGCGTGCGCGGCTCGGGGCCGCCGGAGGCTGCGGAGAAAGAGCTGTAGGCCGAGTCCGCGCGCATGGACAGATGCCACAGGTCCAGGCCGCTAGTGGACGAGGCCGGGGAGGCGCGGTCGCCCCCAGGTCCCAGGGCCTCCATGGCTGCGCAGATGAGTGCTGAGGCTGGGTGGCTGCGTGGGTCCTGGGAAAACACAGATGTGGTGCCGGGTGAGGAGCTCCGGGTGAGGGCTGGGACAGCCTGCTGGCCCCGCCACCACGGACGGCCAGACACTTACACTTCCCCTCCCTGGTCACACCGTCACAAGCGCTGGCATCCCCCAGATTTTGGCAGAGTCACCTTGGGATCAGAGGTGGCAGAGGAAGTAGGACCAGTGCCAGGGAGCACCTCTGAAGGTTGAGGGCCCAGCTCAGGGGAAGGAATTGGGACCAGCTCATTCCCTGCCAGGCTCCCCTTGCCCACACAAGCAGCCTTTACCCTGAGACCTCCTGGAACGCTGAGAATGTACCCATGTTCCTTTCCTCCCCAACCCTGTTCCACCCAGGCTGCTTCCTGGCCGTTCTGTTCGCTTCTCCATGTGATCTTTCCGTGATAAACAATGGTCAAGAACACTCTTGTGACCTCAGGGGAGCTAAGAaaggaggggtgggggaagacCCAGGGCAAGGGGCAGAGGCAGCTTCacagccttcctccctccctctgtgccTGTTATGTTCCAGGtgctttatataaatatttattttgatcgTTGCAACTGCTGTCtgcattttacagacgaggacaATGAGGTTCTGAGAGGGAAATGATTTgtccagggccacacagctgggACGTGGCAGAAGCCTGCCTGGAATCCAGGCCTGCCTCCACGCTCACTGAAGCCAGAATCAATTTCCTAGAAGCAAGCCCTGCTGAAAGGCAGTTTACCATCCCTCCTGTTCCCCAACAGCCTGAATCCTCCAAGGAAGCCCACACTCCACTATGGGAAAGTCACCCCTACCTCCCCATACACTATTGGCAGATTCCAAAATAATCTGGTCCCCACTTCTCAAACTCTGCTTTTCGTCTAGGAATGATGGGCCGACCCCCATCTTTGCCCTGCTTCTATTCTTGCTTCTCCTGTAGGACTCAGCTTAGAGGTCTCCTCACTTTTTGGGACTCCTACAGTGTGCTGAGCTGACCTCCACCCCACACTGTCCCTGTTGGCTTGCTTCTGATTCCCTCCTCCCATTCCCACCCCTGAGCTTCCTGAGAATGGGCCCTGCTCTTCCTCATTGCTGCACTCTCAGTGCCCAGCAGAGTCCCTGGTGTACAGTCAATGTTAAAtatttgggccgggtgcagtggctcacgcctgtaatcccagcactttgggaggccgaggtgggcggatcactaggtaaagagatcaagagcatcctggccaacatcgtgaaaccccatctctactaaaaataccaaaaattacctgggcgtggtggcacgcgcctgtagtcccagctacttgggaggctgaggcagaagaatcgcttgaacccgggaggcggaagttgtagtgagctgagatcgcgccactgcactccagcctggcgacaaagtgaggctctgtctcaaaacaaaacaaaacaaaaccccaaatatttgctgaatgtcaAGGGAAATAACAGATTTGCAGGGAGTAGATGTAGGGGTGGCCTTGGTAGAGAAGGAAGAGAGTTCCTTAGCTTCTGCACACGCTTCTTCCCTCCCTATTAGTCTTTTCTGGGGAAGAGGACAGAATGGGTGAAGCACTTGCCACCATAGACACTGGCCAGGTTCCTCATGCAATATTAGGTACGAACAGAGCAGGCAAGCACAGCTTGGGGCAGGACTCACCAGAAATCAATCCCTTCTGGTCCTGGGAGGGGGATCAAGGGTAAGAGTTGAGTGGGTGTGCCTGCGTCAGGGTAAGAGAAATTTTGAGGCTTGGGAAAGGGCAGTGTTGAGGTTTGGGGCTCCCTATGAACTATGGAGACTTTTGGGCGCTGGCCTCCATTCTCTGAGCTGCTTGGTAGGGAGTGCAGAGTAGGGTGGCCCATGGCTAGGGTGAGGACCAAAAAGCAGGCTTATTTGAGCCTCCTAGACACTATCTGGAGCTCAGAGTCACCCTCCACCCACGTCCCTGAGGCCCAGGATGTTACAGATTGCTGGTTAGGGCAAGGATGGGGGTTAGTGGTAGGAGGATATGGTGTTTCCTAAAAGGGAAAGGCAGTACCTACAACATTCCCAGGAGAGGCTCTCAGCAGACCTAGGACCAGAACATCTTGATGTCACCCACCTGGGGGCATTTGTATATGCCTACTAAGCCCAGGAGCTTAGCCCTCACACTTAGGGTTGGGGACCTCTTTTGCAAAGTATTTCCACTCTAAACTTTAGGAGGACAAGAAACTACTCTGAGTAGCAGCTCCTGGGAGGACAGTCACCTCATCTAGGAAGCCCACCCGACTGCTCAGACATTAGCCCTTTCTCTTCCTACTCTTTCTGAGTCCAGCTTGGGAGCACTAGCTCATGTCACCCATCCTGCCCATTTTGGCTTGCTGCAGCTACAGATGGGGATCACCAAATACAAGATGTTTCCTCAAAAGAGGTCTTGAAAATCTATGAAAATCTATCTTATTTGTGAGTTACTATGTTAAAGGATTCTGAATTCAGCAAATAAAAACAGCTTGAATGGGCAATAAAAATGTGTCTACACATGTGTTTCCTTATTGACTGTAACTTGTTGAAGATGCTTTTGCACTGGTGGCCCTATCAGGTTGATGTTCACGCAGGCTCCTCACAGTGGGTGCTTTGCAGAACCTACCATGCCAAGAGGGCCCAGCTGCTTTGGTGTGTTTTGGGGGGCCTCAGCACAAAACAACAAGGCATTTTCATACTTGTCTGGCTGCAGGGAGCCTCTTGCAGTCCAGCCAGCCCCTGTGGCTGGGGGTAGCCCTACCTTAGGGGTCCCTGCCTCAGTGGCAGTGGCACCTGTGGGCTGGGCTGCTATGCCTGTGCCGGCTGCTGAAAGGGAGTTCAGAGGTGGAGCTCAAGGAGCTCTGCAGGCATTTTGCCAAGCCTCTCCAGAGCAGAGGGAGCAACCTAGACTCCCCGCTAGAAAGACACCAGATTGGAGTCCTGGGAGGGGGAGTTGGGCTGGGCATTTGATGTATACTTGTCACCTGAATGAAGGAGCCAGAGAGGAAGGAGACGAAGATGAGATTGGCCTTCAAAGCTAGGGGTCTGGCAGGTGGAGGCACCAGTCTGAAAGGAGGAGCTGGGGCTGAGGAATTGTCAAGGGGGCCAGTGCTCCTTCAGTCTGGGCTTCATGGTGTCTGTGACAAGTCAGGCAGCAGTTGGGATGTGGCTCTGGAGTTCAGCAGGGGAGGGTAGACCAGGCAAGACCCAGGTTTTTAGTTAGAGGTTACTGGGGAAATAGCTGAAGACAGTTTCCGGTGGATAAAATCACACCAAGGCAATGGGAACAGATCCAGGTAAGGCGACCGAGGAGGCACAGGAGAACGGACAGCCTCAAATACAACGAATGATCAGGATTTACATCATACCTCCCTCAAGGCCACCTCACATCTGACCTCTCTGTGGAGGGGCTATCCAGGCCGCCCCTCCCAGCGGGTCTTCCCTCAGTACTGGGCTCACTGTGTAGGCGCTGTCTCCCTGTCAGACTGAGTTCCTGGGTACTGGACCACGTCTCAAACCCAGTACCCGCAGCTGGGTCTGGCTAGGCGAACGTTCTGGGAAGTTCACCGGCTCTCCCTGTCCCCAGCGTCCCCCGTTCTCCCAGCCTGTCCGCGCTGACAGCGCACCCCACGCAGCATCCACGCTCCGAGTGTGCGACTGGTTTACGGGCTCATCGGTCGCTGCACCCCAGATGCAGAGTCTCTGGAGACCCGAGCTCCGTGCCATGCACAGGAAATGCAGGAAGCTGGCGACACCCGGGGAGAGGCGGCCGCGGGCGTGGACAGACCCGGTTACCTGGGGTTCAATCTCTGGGAGCCGAGGCACGGGAGGGAGAGAGGCGCAGGCTCCGGCGGCCGCAGGGGGCGGCAGAGACACGCGGAGCGGCTCGAGAGCAGATGGCCGCAGCCCCGCGCAGTTCTGGGCCTTTCCCGTTGGGTTCACCGTCGGGGAAGGATCGCGCGCAGGGGACAGCGCGAGCCCGGGAGGGAAGGACCCGGCTTCTCCAGATGCTTGGCGACAAAGGGCAGGAGCGGAGGGTGGCGGAGTGAGACCTCGCT is from Pan troglodytes isolate AG18354 chromosome 4, NHGRI_mPanTro3-v2.0_pri, whole genome shotgun sequence and encodes:
- the SHROOM1 gene encoding protein Shroom1, which produces MEALGPGGDRASPASSTSGLDLWHLSMRADSAYSSFSAASGGPEPRTQSPGTDLLPYLDWDYVRVVWGGPGPAPPDAALCTSPRPRPAVAARSGPQPTEVPGTPGPLNRQATPLLYALAAEAEAAAQAAEPPSPPASRAAYRQRLQGAQRRVLRETSFQRKELRMSLPARLRPTVPARPPATHPRSASLSHPGGEGEPARSRAPAPGTAGRGPLASQQRKWCFSEPGKLDRVGRGGGPAGECLGEACSSSGLPGPEPLEFQHPALAKFEDHQVGWLPETQPQGSMNLDSGSLKLGDAFRPASRSRSASGEVLGSWGGSGGTIPIVQAVPQGAETPRPLFQTKLSRFLPQKEAAVMYPAELPQSSPADGEQRVSETCIVPAWLPSLPDEVFLEEAPLVRMRSPPDPHASQGPPASVHASDQPYGTGLGQRTGQVTVPTEYPLHECPGTAGADDCWQGVNGSVGISRPTSHTPTGTANDNIPTIDPTGLTTNPPTAAESDLLKPLPADALELSGNDTPGPSHNTALARGTGQPGSRPTWPSQCLEELVQELARLDPSLCDPLASQPSPEPPLGLLDGLIPLAEVRAAMWPACGEAGEEAASTFEPGSYQFSFTQLLPAPQEETRLENPATHPVLDQPCGQGLPAPNNSIQGKKVELAARLQKMLQDLHTEQERLQGEAQAWARRQAALEAAVRQACAPQELERFSRFMADLERVLGLLLLLGSRLARVRRALARAASDSDPDEQASLLQRLRLLQRQEEDAKELKEHVARRERAVREVLVRALPVEELRVYCALLAGKAAVLAQQRNLDERIRLLQDQLDAIRDDLGHHAPSPSPARPPGTCPPVQPPFPLLLT